From the Gemmatimonadaceae bacterium genome, one window contains:
- a CDS encoding alpha/beta family hydrolase, translated as MTATEWKIDVRGDQTTAVFEAATAQQIRDTVFVCAHGAGGHMGDKGMSKLVDTLRSSGVNVVRFNFLYSERGSGRLDPMPRLEQCFAAVVDRVRQEIDPRILIIGGRSMGGRAASMMAAKGFVCDGLLLFAYPLHPAGQPEKLRDAHLPSIRVPVLCFNGTRDALCTPSLMEAALQTVNAQWAMTWLEGADHSFHVLKSSGKTDAAVLGDVGDTTRQWLLRLVE; from the coding sequence ATGACAGCGACTGAATGGAAGATCGACGTTCGAGGAGATCAGACCACCGCTGTGTTCGAAGCCGCAACGGCGCAGCAGATTCGCGACACGGTGTTTGTCTGTGCCCACGGCGCGGGTGGACACATGGGCGACAAGGGGATGTCGAAGCTCGTCGATACACTCCGATCGAGCGGGGTCAATGTTGTTCGGTTCAATTTTCTTTACAGCGAAAGGGGCTCGGGCCGGCTCGACCCGATGCCACGGCTCGAGCAATGCTTTGCGGCGGTCGTCGATCGCGTCCGGCAGGAAATCGATCCGCGAATTCTGATCATTGGCGGACGGTCCATGGGCGGTCGCGCTGCTTCAATGATGGCGGCAAAGGGATTCGTGTGTGACGGTCTGCTGCTTTTCGCGTATCCGCTTCATCCGGCGGGACAGCCAGAAAAATTGCGCGATGCCCACTTGCCGTCGATCCGCGTGCCGGTGCTCTGCTTCAATGGGACGCGCGATGCGCTCTGCACGCCGTCGCTGATGGAGGCTGCATTGCAGACCGTGAACGCGCAATGGGCAATGACATGGCTCGAAGGCGCCGATCACAGCTTCCACGTTCTGAAGTCGTCTGGAAAAACGGATGCCGCTGTGCTGGGTGATGTTGGTGATACGACGCGGCAGTGGCTCCTGCGCCTGGTGGAATAA
- a CDS encoding YIP1 family protein — MTDSTAVATPEKAALWEDFVDIFYQPSDVFARRREGKFGLALLFLAIASGILFVLFQNALGPIFDAEITRSNAATLAANPELKAEQLAQGQAMMEKFAAVGYVIGMPIAVLLLGVVLWIAGKLFDAKQTVAMAIMVVTYAQFPRLIELCVNAVQGMLMAPENITSRFTVSLGLARFVDDATMSPVLLAVLGSLDLFTLWVTVLIGIGVYVTSGVKKESAAIIAGIVWVAGLVPTLFGALRQG, encoded by the coding sequence ATGACCGACTCGACCGCAGTTGCAACTCCAGAAAAAGCCGCGTTATGGGAAGATTTCGTGGACATCTTCTACCAGCCGTCCGATGTCTTCGCGCGACGTCGCGAGGGGAAGTTCGGCCTCGCATTGCTGTTTCTCGCAATCGCTTCAGGAATTCTTTTCGTTCTGTTTCAGAATGCTCTTGGCCCCATATTCGACGCTGAGATTACACGGAGCAATGCCGCGACGCTGGCTGCAAACCCGGAGCTCAAGGCGGAACAACTTGCGCAGGGACAGGCGATGATGGAGAAGTTCGCCGCCGTGGGCTATGTGATTGGAATGCCGATCGCCGTCCTGCTGCTGGGAGTCGTGCTATGGATCGCCGGCAAGCTGTTCGACGCGAAGCAAACCGTCGCCATGGCGATAATGGTAGTGACGTACGCGCAATTTCCGCGGCTCATAGAGCTTTGCGTCAACGCCGTGCAGGGGATGCTGATGGCTCCCGAAAACATTACGTCGCGGTTCACCGTCAGCCTGGGCCTGGCGCGATTTGTCGATGACGCGACGATGAGTCCCGTGCTGCTCGCCGTACTGGGCTCTCTCGATCTCTTCACCCTCTGGGTGACCGTACTGATTGGTATCGGGGTGTACGTCACCAGCGGAGTGAAGAAAGAATCAGCGGCGATCATCGCGGGAATCGTGTGGGTTGCAGGACTGGTTCCTACACTGTTCGGAGCGCTCAGACAGGGTTGA
- a CDS encoding acetylxylan esterase — MRARRIIRLCLLSCTFPAGVAAQRPDTTIELAVTLDRPDWRYNAGDTARFSVAFTRAGRPISNATVIVDIGAERMRPARSDTLRRVTNGQVVKATLPRPGFLRASATAVLDSVTYRGMATAAFSPESIKATTTMPGDFERFWEETLESARRVPLSPVMTRLTRWSTPDVNVYHVSFQNDRLGSRLYGLLSVPARAGKFPAVLVLPGAGVRPYFPDTALARKGVIHLRLGIHGIPVDRDSLLYNELRATALSRYWATGIESRDSYYYRRVFAGVVRAGDFIFSLPKFDGTNYVVQGGSQGGGLAVVAGALDTRVKAVAVIHPAMADHFAYLAGQPGGWPHVFADTVGMRAMPEKMETLRYYDVVNFARLLHVPGFYTWGYNDVTVPPTSMYAAYNLVTAPKELFLVPEVGHFTTKGQDDRVRAWVLGKLGVTPLARAPARE; from the coding sequence ATGAGAGCACGCCGCATTATCAGGCTATGCCTGCTCTCATGCACCTTCCCTGCTGGTGTTGCAGCGCAACGTCCTGACACGACGATCGAGCTCGCTGTAACTCTCGACCGGCCTGACTGGCGATACAACGCCGGCGACACTGCACGGTTCAGCGTCGCGTTCACTCGCGCTGGACGACCCATTTCCAATGCGACGGTAATTGTCGACATCGGCGCCGAACGAATGCGTCCGGCCCGCAGCGATACCCTGCGACGTGTTACGAACGGTCAGGTCGTGAAGGCAACGCTGCCCCGCCCCGGATTTCTTCGCGCAAGTGCGACCGCAGTCCTCGATAGCGTTACCTATAGAGGGATGGCGACGGCTGCGTTCAGCCCTGAGAGCATCAAGGCAACGACAACGATGCCCGGCGACTTCGAACGGTTCTGGGAAGAGACTCTGGAATCTGCCCGGCGCGTCCCGCTCTCGCCCGTGATGACCAGATTAACCCGCTGGTCCACACCTGACGTAAACGTGTATCACGTCTCCTTTCAGAATGACCGCCTTGGAAGCCGTTTGTACGGATTGCTCTCCGTGCCCGCCCGCGCCGGCAAATTTCCGGCAGTGCTCGTGCTTCCCGGCGCTGGAGTACGTCCATACTTCCCTGATACGGCCCTCGCGCGGAAGGGAGTGATTCACCTGCGACTTGGAATTCACGGCATTCCGGTAGACCGTGACTCCCTGCTTTACAACGAGCTCCGCGCAACCGCGCTTTCACGATACTGGGCGACCGGAATCGAGAGCCGCGACAGCTATTACTACAGACGCGTATTTGCCGGAGTCGTCCGTGCCGGCGATTTTATTTTCAGCCTGCCCAAGTTCGACGGCACGAACTACGTCGTGCAGGGGGGAAGCCAGGGCGGCGGGCTCGCGGTTGTTGCTGGAGCGCTCGACACGCGGGTGAAGGCTGTCGCGGTAATCCATCCCGCCATGGCAGACCATTTCGCGTATCTGGCCGGCCAACCCGGGGGATGGCCGCACGTGTTTGCCGATACCGTCGGCATGCGCGCCATGCCCGAGAAAATGGAAACGCTTCGCTACTACGATGTCGTGAATTTCGCCAGACTGCTGCACGTGCCGGGGTTTTACACGTGGGGATACAACGACGTTACAGTTCCTCCGACATCGATGTATGCCGCTTACAACCTTGTCACTGCTCCGAAGGAACTCTTCCTGGTTCCCGAAGTTGGCCATTTTACCACCAAGGGGCAGGACGACCGCGTGAGAGCATGGGTGCTGGGCAAGCTGGGAGTAACACCGCTCGCACGCGCTCCGGCCAGGGAATAA
- a CDS encoding VWA domain-containing protein yields MKSQVILDYQQADGRAGYAVRALLKFEGDSVENPREVPLNLSLVLDRSGSMSGEKLEHARKAAAFLVRRLRPADVVSVVAYDDSVITVAEPATGAAQAGLAREIETIMSGGSTNLSGGWLRGRDLVTRNGSSTPDAPAEPGDASRGSAINRVILMTDGHANVGITDPVRLLGLCSNGLKQGVTTTTIGFGGDYDEELLRGMAEAGGGHSYYIENPDQAPGVFEEEIEGLLSLAAQNIEVKIKPEPFVDLVNVHNDYQSHGNTDGITVAVGDLYARDPKSLLIEFFVADVETVGDRSIAVISVTADVVGADGGVQRQEIRIPVAATLSAEGREEPEIQRTKILLDAAKARDEARVRGQRGDYGGAAAMLREASVACASMPLGGSVMDEQAVDLMAMASKYENEEVTLSDEKYLYQRAYNARRGKERYEKKISRVKPQK; encoded by the coding sequence ATGAAATCGCAAGTTATTCTTGACTATCAGCAGGCTGATGGCCGAGCCGGATATGCCGTCCGCGCCCTGCTGAAATTCGAGGGAGATTCAGTCGAAAACCCGAGGGAGGTGCCGCTCAATCTGTCGCTTGTACTCGATCGCTCGGGCTCGATGAGCGGGGAAAAGCTGGAGCATGCACGCAAAGCGGCTGCGTTCCTCGTTCGCCGGCTGCGGCCCGCTGATGTAGTCAGTGTAGTCGCTTATGACGACAGTGTGATCACAGTCGCCGAGCCCGCGACAGGTGCTGCGCAGGCGGGATTGGCGCGTGAAATCGAGACCATCATGTCTGGCGGCAGCACCAATCTGAGCGGCGGCTGGCTGAGAGGCCGAGACCTGGTGACGCGAAACGGATCCAGTACCCCGGATGCTCCCGCTGAGCCAGGTGATGCATCCCGGGGCAGTGCGATCAATCGGGTCATTCTGATGACCGACGGTCATGCCAACGTCGGCATCACCGATCCTGTGCGACTGCTCGGCTTGTGCAGTAATGGGCTGAAGCAGGGAGTCACCACGACCACGATCGGATTTGGTGGGGATTACGACGAAGAGCTGCTACGAGGAATGGCTGAAGCGGGAGGCGGGCACAGCTATTACATCGAGAATCCCGATCAGGCACCCGGGGTGTTCGAGGAAGAGATCGAGGGTCTGCTGAGTCTCGCCGCCCAGAACATCGAGGTGAAGATCAAGCCAGAGCCATTCGTCGATCTCGTGAATGTTCACAACGACTATCAGTCACACGGCAATACCGACGGCATAACGGTGGCTGTCGGCGATCTCTACGCCCGCGATCCGAAATCACTGCTGATTGAATTCTTCGTTGCCGACGTAGAAACAGTCGGCGACCGAAGCATTGCTGTGATCTCTGTCACTGCTGATGTCGTGGGCGCTGACGGCGGCGTGCAGCGGCAGGAAATCCGAATCCCCGTTGCCGCCACCCTTTCGGCTGAGGGCCGTGAGGAGCCGGAAATTCAGCGTACGAAAATTCTGCTGGATGCCGCGAAGGCCCGGGATGAGGCGCGTGTGCGCGGCCAGAGAGGCGATTACGGTGGAGCCGCGGCGATGCTGCGTGAGGCCAGCGTGGCATGCGCGTCGATGCCGTTGGGTGGCAGCGTTATGGATGAGCAGGCAGTCGATCTGATGGCGATGGCATCCAAATATGAAAACGAAGAGGTCACGCTCTCGGACGAGAAGTATCTCTACCAGCGCGCGTATAATGCGCGCCGCGGGAAGGAGCGGTACGAGAAGAAGATCTCGAGGGTCAAGCCGCAGAAATAA
- a CDS encoding UvrD-helicase domain-containing protein has protein sequence MPHTPSDSQRLVIEAEPGALLVFAGPGAGKTYCLIERIRFLVEKRGLNPARICAFTFTNKAAEEISSRLETYLGSQAGKIKRGTIHSFCAELLREFTAEAELRPGFGIADEEYQLRALYRVEGYSRWHRKRVKQFTAYRFCAEPLHENDRGVYDRYLAFLEKRNMVDFDMLVLKTSELLRNEEVAAAVRQRWDCILVDEFQDLNTVQYSIMRSLALEHGNVFAVGDDEQSIYSWAGADPRVFGDFLNDFGLSTRLQLGENRRCPSEVITLSRRLVNINTPMFGDRRFADSGRHSPFPVEAMTFGDEREELAWIFDDLRRDREAHTLEWGDYALLYRTHEIGHTAESAFLAAGIPCRMAQGHALADDPVVRYLVAALRVISNAEDPIHRERFLQVVLPRPLFDSARAKADEAGSDLLQYFEQRARRQTTADADRSKIWKGLFALKNLAALGASHSSLSGLVDELLSQRVGEYRTVLEDNHDELSDPAENEEVQLLAARLRDALDFGKTVWIPRLGGLEIALKGMLAGIDLNRVQLGGYPEAGAVSIGHSDCKSLGIALGLFKAAQLARSAGFSNHFLDFTAVDLETTGKDIAQAEVVEIAAVKVRKGHVEDEFHSLVKPRVPITEGAFAVHGISAGDVAESPFFEEVWPQFREFCGPDIFVAHNGYQFDFPILRRMAESLSGSDFCTYDTLVLARELHSGSARLVDLARYYGIETGQSHRALDDTKALARLFLVLGEAKIVRARKTALIELLGPLGLALALSDESLLCDEARRMVGFTRVFALGRNSNCLTFYQAEAEACSDAYVTTLADLIELLGGETVMSRIRADKTAVERYPEVMLRLKPLLDVFEGQPMPEQLAGFLERVALSKKDGTEGDSARVNLLTLHSTKGLEFSRVYIVGAEDAELLGERDPDTRQIEEARRLLYVGMTRTKDRLVFTRVEARAGKPTGGHQFLDEMGLTPVRPK, from the coding sequence GTGCCACACACACCGTCTGATTCCCAGCGTTTGGTTATCGAAGCCGAGCCCGGAGCGCTGCTCGTATTCGCGGGTCCCGGGGCGGGCAAGACTTACTGTCTGATCGAGCGCATCCGCTTCCTCGTGGAGAAGCGTGGCCTGAACCCAGCTCGCATCTGCGCGTTCACCTTTACAAACAAAGCCGCAGAGGAGATCTCATCGCGTCTCGAGACATATCTCGGATCGCAGGCGGGAAAGATCAAGCGGGGGACGATCCATTCATTCTGCGCGGAACTGCTCCGCGAGTTCACTGCCGAAGCGGAGCTCAGACCGGGTTTCGGAATAGCGGATGAGGAGTACCAACTGCGCGCGCTCTATCGCGTGGAGGGCTATAGCCGCTGGCACAGGAAGAGAGTGAAGCAGTTCACTGCCTACCGCTTCTGCGCAGAGCCGTTGCACGAGAACGATCGAGGTGTATACGACCGGTATCTGGCATTCCTCGAGAAGCGCAACATGGTCGATTTCGACATGCTCGTTCTCAAGACATCCGAGTTGCTTCGTAACGAGGAGGTTGCGGCGGCAGTGCGTCAGCGGTGGGACTGCATCCTGGTGGATGAATTTCAGGATCTCAACACCGTTCAATACTCGATTATGCGCTCACTGGCGCTCGAGCATGGGAATGTGTTTGCCGTCGGCGATGACGAGCAATCCATCTACTCATGGGCAGGGGCCGATCCGCGTGTATTCGGCGATTTCCTGAACGATTTCGGTTTGTCCACCCGGTTGCAGCTCGGCGAGAATCGACGTTGCCCGAGCGAGGTCATCACGCTTTCACGCCGGCTCGTAAACATCAATACGCCGATGTTTGGCGATCGAAGATTCGCCGACTCCGGGCGCCACTCTCCCTTCCCGGTCGAGGCCATGACCTTCGGCGACGAACGGGAAGAACTGGCCTGGATTTTTGACGATCTCCGCCGCGACCGCGAGGCGCATACACTCGAATGGGGCGACTACGCACTGCTCTACCGAACGCACGAGATAGGTCATACAGCGGAATCCGCGTTTCTTGCCGCCGGTATTCCCTGCCGGATGGCGCAGGGTCATGCGCTCGCTGATGATCCCGTTGTCAGGTATCTCGTCGCAGCGCTCAGGGTGATATCGAATGCCGAAGATCCCATTCATCGTGAGCGCTTTCTCCAGGTGGTACTGCCGCGGCCACTATTCGACAGCGCACGCGCGAAGGCAGATGAAGCAGGCAGCGACCTCCTTCAATATTTCGAGCAGAGGGCGCGCAGACAGACAACGGCGGACGCCGATCGGAGCAAGATCTGGAAGGGTCTGTTTGCACTGAAGAATCTCGCCGCACTGGGGGCGTCCCATTCGTCTCTCTCCGGTCTTGTCGACGAGTTGCTTTCCCAGCGCGTGGGCGAGTACCGAACGGTGCTGGAGGACAATCACGATGAGTTGTCAGACCCAGCCGAGAACGAGGAGGTTCAGCTTCTGGCAGCGCGGCTCAGGGATGCTCTCGACTTCGGAAAGACAGTGTGGATTCCGCGGCTGGGTGGCCTCGAGATAGCACTCAAGGGAATGCTGGCCGGCATCGACCTGAATCGCGTCCAGCTCGGAGGGTATCCCGAAGCCGGCGCAGTATCGATAGGTCATTCCGATTGTAAATCGCTCGGCATCGCCCTCGGCCTATTCAAGGCCGCGCAGCTAGCTCGGAGCGCAGGGTTCTCGAATCACTTCCTCGATTTCACGGCCGTCGATCTCGAAACGACGGGCAAGGATATCGCGCAGGCCGAGGTGGTTGAAATTGCCGCGGTGAAAGTACGAAAAGGTCACGTGGAGGATGAGTTTCACTCTCTCGTCAAGCCTCGTGTTCCGATCACTGAAGGCGCGTTTGCCGTCCACGGTATATCGGCAGGCGACGTCGCAGAATCTCCTTTTTTCGAAGAAGTCTGGCCGCAGTTCCGCGAGTTCTGCGGCCCCGACATCTTCGTGGCACATAACGGCTACCAGTTCGATTTTCCAATTCTGCGGCGCATGGCCGAGTCACTGTCCGGCTCCGACTTCTGCACGTACGATACGCTGGTGCTGGCGAGAGAACTTCACTCTGGGAGCGCCAGGCTTGTGGACCTCGCACGGTATTACGGAATAGAGACCGGTCAGTCCCATCGCGCGCTCGACGATACCAAAGCGCTTGCCCGGCTTTTCCTCGTGCTGGGTGAAGCCAAAATTGTGCGTGCGCGAAAAACGGCGCTCATCGAGCTGCTTGGACCGCTCGGTTTGGCACTTGCCCTGAGTGACGAGTCATTGCTCTGCGACGAAGCCAGGCGCATGGTGGGCTTCACGCGCGTGTTCGCGCTCGGCCGCAACAGCAACTGTCTGACGTTTTATCAGGCCGAGGCCGAGGCCTGTAGCGATGCATACGTCACAACACTCGCAGATCTGATCGAGTTGCTTGGCGGCGAAACAGTGATGTCGAGAATACGCGCCGACAAAACTGCGGTTGAACGCTATCCGGAGGTCATGCTACGACTCAAGCCGTTGCTCGATGTTTTTGAAGGCCAACCGATGCCCGAGCAACTCGCCGGGTTTCTCGAGCGCGTGGCGTTGTCGAAAAAAGACGGAACGGAGGGTGACTCGGCGCGTGTCAATTTGTTGACGCTTCACTCGACAAAGGGTCTGGAATTCTCACGAGTTTACATTGTTGGCGCCGAGGATGCGGAGCTCCTCGGCGAAAGGGATCCTGACACGCGTCAGATCGAGGAGGCGCGGCGACTGCTTTATGTTGGAATGACACGCACGAAGGACCGGCTGGTATTCACGCGAGTTGAAGCCCGCGCCGGTAAGCCGACCGGGGGACATCAGTTCCTCGACGAAATGGGGTTGACGCCAGTGAGGCCGAAATGA
- a CDS encoding sulfite oxidase: protein MTIAKTNPESDKLAAGARRSLDEQGLNTGPSPSQLGSRFITPAELFFTRSHAAIPSLDAANWRLRVHGLVGRKLELSLDDLKHSFTAREVDATLVCAGLRRTELENVAPIPGELPWGLEPISTGTWRGIQLRDVLLSAGVEEDAGHVWFTSVDVVERHGKKFAFGGSIPLAKALGPEVLLAYELNGEPLSPDHGFPVRALVPGYIGARSVKWLGEIEVRAEPSANYFQTQAYRLLAKRDGDDGNVRNGTEMNETPLNAVILSPEAGGQVPAGAAELSGWALGREGAPVMVVECSGDNGDTWTPAEVYASGSPWAWQLWRATLTLAAGSHTLVVRCSDGRGLTQPPDVKDVWNVKGYGNNAWHRVAVEVRA from the coding sequence ATGACGATAGCCAAAACTAATCCGGAATCGGATAAACTCGCCGCCGGCGCTCGGCGCTCACTGGACGAGCAGGGTCTCAACACCGGGCCATCTCCGAGCCAGCTTGGCAGTCGGTTTATCACTCCGGCCGAGCTGTTTTTCACGAGGAGCCATGCCGCCATCCCGTCTCTCGATGCCGCGAACTGGCGCCTTCGCGTCCACGGTCTCGTGGGGCGGAAGCTAGAGCTTTCGCTCGACGATCTGAAGCACAGCTTCACTGCCCGCGAAGTGGACGCAACCCTGGTTTGCGCGGGGCTTCGCCGAACTGAATTGGAGAACGTTGCCCCCATACCAGGCGAGCTGCCCTGGGGACTCGAGCCCATAAGTACCGGCACATGGAGGGGGATTCAGCTCCGCGACGTTCTGTTGAGTGCCGGCGTCGAAGAGGATGCCGGACACGTCTGGTTTACCTCGGTGGACGTGGTCGAACGACATGGAAAAAAATTTGCGTTTGGCGGATCCATCCCGCTGGCGAAAGCGCTTGGCCCCGAAGTGTTGTTGGCGTATGAGCTGAATGGCGAGCCGCTGTCCCCGGATCATGGATTCCCGGTCCGCGCCCTGGTTCCCGGTTACATCGGGGCGCGCAGTGTCAAATGGCTTGGCGAGATCGAAGTACGCGCCGAACCATCAGCGAATTATTTCCAGACGCAGGCCTACCGGCTGCTGGCGAAACGCGACGGTGATGATGGGAATGTGCGTAATGGCACGGAGATGAACGAGACACCCCTCAACGCCGTTATCCTTTCGCCTGAGGCGGGGGGGCAGGTACCGGCGGGCGCGGCGGAATTGAGCGGATGGGCACTCGGACGCGAAGGGGCGCCGGTAATGGTGGTTGAATGCTCGGGAGATAATGGCGATACATGGACCCCGGCGGAGGTATACGCCTCAGGAAGTCCATGGGCATGGCAGCTCTGGCGAGCGACGCTGACACTGGCAGCAGGTTCGCATACGCTCGTGGTCCGGTGCTCCGATGGCCGTGGTTTGACGCAGCCTCCCGATGTGAAGGATGTGTGGAATGTGAAAGGCTATGGCAACAATGCCTGGCATCGTGTCGCTGTCGAGGTAAGGGCCTGA
- a CDS encoding phenylalanine 4-monooxygenase, translated as MQTETQASPPKFIEQKWSDYTAEQHDVWRILYERRMTQLVDNGSKVFLNGAETIGLRRDSVPDLAGVNAQLGAITGWEAVPVAGFLPAREFFACLAQRKFPTTITIRPREQLDYLPEPDIFHDVFGHVPLHSDPAFGDFLQHYGKAASAAESDADVLRMTRLFWFTIEFGLVREDGKVRVYGSGLISSHGDAANALGPNCDRRPFSLDAVFDQHFEIDHLQDVLFVVESFDQLFEAVTEAERRIAK; from the coding sequence ATGCAGACCGAAACTCAGGCATCGCCGCCGAAGTTCATCGAGCAGAAATGGAGCGATTACACGGCCGAGCAGCACGACGTGTGGCGCATCCTGTACGAACGCCGAATGACACAGCTCGTGGACAACGGCAGCAAGGTCTTTCTGAATGGCGCGGAAACGATCGGTCTCCGTCGCGACAGTGTCCCTGATCTGGCGGGAGTAAACGCGCAACTCGGCGCCATCACCGGTTGGGAGGCCGTGCCGGTCGCCGGATTTCTGCCCGCGCGGGAGTTCTTCGCGTGTCTTGCCCAACGCAAGTTCCCGACGACAATCACTATCCGGCCGCGGGAGCAGCTGGATTACCTGCCCGAGCCGGACATCTTCCACGATGTTTTCGGGCATGTGCCGCTGCACTCCGATCCGGCTTTCGGCGATTTCCTGCAGCACTACGGCAAAGCCGCGTCCGCGGCAGAAAGCGATGCCGATGTGCTGCGAATGACCCGGCTTTTCTGGTTTACGATTGAATTCGGGCTGGTGCGCGAGGATGGTAAGGTCAGGGTGTACGGAAGCGGCCTGATATCATCGCACGGGGATGCCGCCAACGCGCTCGGCCCGAATTGCGATCGCCGGCCGTTCAGTCTAGACGCAGTGTTCGACCAGCACTTCGAGATCGATCATCTGCAGGATGTGCTCTTCGTCGTGGAGTCGTTCGATCAGTTGTTCGAGGCGGTGACGGAGGCTGAGCGGAGGATTGCGAAATGA